The following coding sequences are from one Clostridiales bacterium window:
- a CDS encoding B12-binding domain-containing radical SAM protein, which yields MKILLVALNSKYIHTNLAVRYIKTYCDNCDIDIKEYTINDSIGRIINEIYLSYADVIGFSCYIWNIETVLKIAGSIKKITPGVKILLGGPEVSYDSKMIMKDNPFIDYILSGEGEEGCRSLFSCLEHNIPDIGNINSLTYRKGDGIVENKKGTLIKDLDKIPFPYRGENACDFKNKIMYYETSRGCPFKCSYCLSSTIEGVCFFSLARTKRDLMWFIDNDVKLVKFVDRTFNCGKNYFDLLKFLIENKKNTRFHFEISGWILDDEVIKLINSAPYGLFQFEIGIQSTNQDTLDTVYRKADTGILFKNIKRLIQKGNAHIHLDLIAGLPKENISSFRMSFNDAFNLKPDMLQLGFLKLLKGSALRENAREYGIVYESYPPYEVLKTDAISFKELICLKNIADMVDAYYNSGRFDTILSYIVGAFGTPFDFFSKFAEYRSKKISMNIKIGNVQQYELIYDFCRGNGDININLAKECLAFDYLMQGRNTYMPDFIRPDVSVDKQYIWNFLSDRHNIEKYLPYYAGTSTKEIIKSICVKYFKYNIFKFVRHPAFNAEDCIVFFDYGHKDRYGRVKYFPVQK from the coding sequence TTGAAAATATTATTAGTTGCACTTAACTCAAAATACATACATACAAATTTAGCGGTAAGATATATCAAAACATACTGCGATAATTGCGATATAGACATAAAAGAATATACAATAAACGACAGCATAGGCAGAATCATAAATGAAATATATCTTTCTTATGCAGATGTGATAGGATTTTCCTGTTATATATGGAACATAGAGACCGTTTTAAAAATAGCCGGCAGCATAAAAAAAATAACGCCGGGCGTAAAAATACTTCTCGGAGGACCTGAAGTATCATATGACAGCAAAATGATAATGAAAGACAATCCTTTTATAGATTATATATTAAGCGGTGAAGGGGAGGAAGGGTGCCGCAGTCTTTTTAGCTGTCTTGAACATAACATTCCGGACATAGGAAACATAAACTCTCTTACATACAGGAAAGGGGACGGCATAGTCGAAAACAAGAAAGGTACTTTGATCAAGGATCTGGATAAAATACCATTTCCATACAGGGGAGAAAATGCATGTGATTTTAAAAACAAGATAATGTATTATGAAACTAGTCGGGGCTGTCCTTTTAAGTGTTCTTACTGCCTTTCGTCGACAATAGAGGGAGTGTGCTTTTTTTCACTGGCGAGAACGAAAAGGGATCTGATGTGGTTTATCGACAATGATGTGAAGCTCGTTAAATTTGTAGACAGGACATTCAACTGCGGGAAAAACTATTTCGATTTATTAAAGTTTCTTATTGAAAACAAGAAAAATACAAGATTCCATTTTGAGATTTCAGGGTGGATATTGGATGATGAGGTCATAAAGCTTATAAACAGCGCGCCTTATGGCCTCTTTCAGTTTGAAATAGGTATACAATCGACCAATCAGGATACCCTCGATACCGTATATAGAAAGGCCGATACGGGAATACTTTTCAAAAATATAAAAAGACTGATACAAAAGGGAAATGCCCATATACATCTGGATTTGATTGCCGGCCTTCCAAAGGAGAATATTTCCTCATTCCGGATGTCATTTAACGATGCTTTTAATCTGAAGCCCGATATGCTCCAGCTTGGTTTCCTTAAACTTTTGAAGGGGAGCGCACTGCGGGAGAATGCGAGGGAATACGGCATAGTGTACGAAAGCTATCCTCCATATGAAGTGTTAAAAACAGATGCCATATCGTTTAAAGAGCTGATATGCCTCAAGAACATAGCTGACATGGTTGATGCTTATTATAACAGCGGCAGATTCGATACGATTTTAAGCTATATCGTCGGTGCTTTTGGAACGCCGTTTGATTTTTTCAGTAAGTTTGCGGAGTATCGCAGTAAAAAAATAAGTATGAACATAAAAATAGGGAATGTACAGCAGTATGAGCTTATATATGATTTTTGCAGGGGGAACGGTGATATAAATATCAATCTTGCAAAGGAGTGCCTGGCCTTTGACTATCTTATGCAAGGCAGGAATACATATATGCCGGATTTTATCCGTCCGGATGTATCTGTGGATAAGCAATATATATGGAATTTTCTTTCGGACAGGCATAATATAGAAAAATACCTGCCATATTACGCCGGGACAAGTACTAAGGAAATAATAAAAAGTATATGCGTTAAATATTTTAAATATAATATATTCAAGTTTGTCAGGCATCCGGCATTCAATGCGGAAGACTGCATCGTATTCTTTGACTATGGGCATAAGGACAGATATGGCAGAGTAAAATATTTCCCTGTAC
- a CDS encoding class I SAM-dependent methyltransferase, whose amino-acid sequence MGKNKEIIVDLRKLRIRDNVLDLCYKGKGVIYRALKDIEAESNKEAAVTSGRLYKKDDCGFIYGNPSDLPFEDDSFDTVTAFFSLSYIERKYKRNKTIKEIKRVLKDKGRLYIWDIKRGIFNFSYKQKIRAIIPDGESILMDTGQNIVDHAYSINTILPVVKWYFKIAYVKDLNEYFYIEAEKNI is encoded by the coding sequence ATGGGAAAAAACAAAGAGATAATTGTGGATTTGAGAAAATTGCGCATAAGGGATAATGTACTTGATCTATGCTATAAGGGGAAGGGCGTCATCTATCGTGCCCTTAAAGACATAGAAGCCGAAAGCAATAAGGAGGCCGCCGTAACTTCGGGCCGATTATATAAAAAGGACGATTGCGGATTTATATATGGCAATCCTTCGGATTTACCGTTTGAGGACGATTCGTTCGATACCGTTACGGCGTTTTTTTCACTCTCGTATATAGAAAGAAAATACAAAAGGAACAAGACTATAAAGGAAATAAAAAGAGTTTTAAAAGATAAGGGAAGGCTCTATATATGGGATATAAAAAGGGGAATTTTCAATTTCAGCTATAAACAGAAGATAAGGGCTATAATACCGGATGGCGAAAGCATATTGATGGATACAGGACAAAATATCGTAGACCATGCATATAGCATCAACACTATACTTCCGGTTGTAAAATGGTACTTTAAGATAGCTTATGTCAAAGACTTAAACGAATATTTTTATATTGAAGCCGAAAAAAACATATAG
- a CDS encoding zinc dependent phospholipase C family protein, translating into MSGLIERSYGRVFKTTLHAVNPIKKAVVRTECRVHRFINNQSIIILKNDGYINAYNLFKKHIDDLNSGVVWADQDLKNSNHFYNPQKNRGLYGFSNAFKECTVYYTSSLVWWKNRNIKKSMFYLGAACHLVQDVTVPQHVNIKLFKHHRQYERWVLRTYANEKSFRCFSNGIYLDNIKDYFDQNAEVALSAYNKNKEIINIEKRYFNITHIALCQAQRSTAGFLNMFYNAIEDIPLN; encoded by the coding sequence TTGTCAGGTTTGATAGAAAGATCTTATGGCAGAGTATTCAAGACCACACTGCATGCCGTAAACCCGATAAAAAAGGCTGTTGTCAGGACGGAATGCAGGGTGCACAGGTTTATAAACAACCAGTCCATAATCATATTGAAAAATGATGGATATATAAATGCATATAATTTATTCAAAAAGCATATAGACGACTTAAATTCCGGCGTGGTATGGGCCGATCAGGACTTAAAGAACAGCAACCATTTTTACAATCCGCAAAAAAACAGGGGACTGTATGGATTCAGCAACGCATTTAAGGAATGTACAGTATATTACACATCTTCTCTTGTATGGTGGAAAAACAGAAACATAAAAAAATCCATGTTTTATCTTGGGGCGGCATGCCATCTCGTTCAGGATGTAACGGTACCACAGCATGTCAATATAAAGCTGTTCAAGCATCACAGGCAATATGAAAGGTGGGTGTTGAGGACATATGCCAATGAAAAAAGCTTTAGATGCTTCAGCAACGGCATTTATTTAGACAATATAAAAGATTACTTTGACCAGAATGCAGAAGTTGCATTAAGCGCTTATAACAAAAACAAGGAAATAATAAACATCGAGAAAAGATATTTCAATATTACGCATATTGCCCTTTGCCAGGCCCAGAGGAGCACTGCCGGATTTTTAAACATGTTTTACAATGCCATAGAGGATATTCCTTTGAATTAA
- a CDS encoding aminopeptidase, whose translation MKDPRLETLANNLINYSCRLKPGEKVLIEAIGLEKEFTCELVKQAYKAGAIPFVTIKDKTIDRALYMNASKEQFDLMAKYEAYRMSDMNAYIGVRSGDNDSETSDVPTDKMSLYMKNFIKPVHGMIRVPKTKWVILRYPSPSMAQSAGMSTEAFENFYFDVCNLDYSKMAKAMDPLVKFMESTDRVHIKGKGTDITFSIKGLPAIKCSGEANIPDGEVYTAPVKETVNGVITYNTPAVYQGFTFENIRLEFKDGKIIGATANDTEKINKIFDTDEGARYVGEFSFGVNPYIEKPIKNTLFDEKIRGSIHFTPGSSYDECNNGNKSAIHWDLVYIQTPDFGGGEIWFDDKLVRKDGVFVLPELEGLNPENLK comes from the coding sequence ATGAAAGATCCAAGACTTGAAACGCTGGCAAATAATTTAATCAATTATTCATGCCGCCTTAAACCAGGGGAAAAAGTTTTAATAGAGGCAATCGGGCTTGAAAAAGAATTTACATGTGAACTTGTAAAGCAAGCATACAAAGCCGGTGCCATACCATTTGTGACCATAAAAGATAAAACAATAGACAGGGCTTTATACATGAACGCTTCAAAGGAACAGTTCGACTTGATGGCAAAGTATGAGGCTTATAGAATGTCTGATATGAATGCATACATAGGCGTGAGGTCGGGTGATAACGATTCCGAAACAAGCGATGTGCCTACCGATAAGATGTCTCTTTATATGAAAAATTTTATAAAGCCTGTCCATGGCATGATAAGAGTGCCAAAGACGAAATGGGTTATATTAAGATATCCCAGCCCGTCTATGGCTCAGTCCGCCGGCATGAGCACGGAAGCCTTTGAGAATTTCTATTTCGATGTGTGCAATCTCGATTACAGCAAGATGGCAAAAGCGATGGACCCTCTTGTCAAATTTATGGAAAGCACGGATAGAGTGCATATCAAGGGAAAAGGCACCGATATCACATTTTCAATAAAAGGCCTTCCAGCCATAAAATGTTCGGGCGAAGCAAATATACCCGATGGGGAAGTATATACCGCGCCGGTAAAGGAAACTGTAAACGGTGTGATAACTTATAATACACCGGCTGTATACCAGGGATTCACCTTTGAGAATATACGCCTTGAATTCAAAGATGGAAAAATTATAGGCGCAACTGCAAACGATACTGAAAAGATAAATAAAATATTCGATACCGACGAGGGAGCAAGATATGTAGGGGAATTTTCATTCGGCGTAAATCCCTACATCGAAAAGCCGATTAAAAATACGCTGTTTGATGAAAAGATAAGGGGAAGCATCCATTTTACACCCGGAAGCAGCTATGACGAGTGCAATAATGGCAATAAATCGGCAATACACTGGGATCTTGTATATATCCAGACACCTGATTTTGGCGGTGGGGAGATATGGTTTGATGATAAACTTGTACGAAAAGACGGTGTATTTGTGTTGCCTGAGCTTGAAGGATTGAACCCTGAAAACCTTAAGTAA